The DNA region CATCTTGCTTTCAGCAAAGATATGAGCTGGTACATCAGAAAGCTCATAGATAAATTGAAGACCGCCAAAAGCACAtagggaatatagttcaattGCCACTTCAAAGAATAGATGAGCTGTAATAACACAAgagtaaaatatgaaaaaataaaaaaatgagaatTACTGCAAGTTAAATGACAATCAAATCTGAATCTCTTTTGTTTAAGGCTAAACGGATATAGTTATTCCCCAGCAATGAGGCAGCTCAATGGCAATCTCGAAGATGTAAAGCACCCAGATTTTGCTGTATATTTTAAGTACATTTTAATAGCTTATTCAGTCTGTCCGATACTGTCAAAACTTCCCATCCCATTTCGGTTGTGTTTTGTACCTAAGAATAGTGGCGGAGTCAGGATTTTTATTAAGGGGAGTCAAAATATAATGAAACAAACTCACCAAGAAGTCAAGGGGtgtcattatatagtatatatacatattcttAAAAATATTACCGAGCTAAACGGTGTAATTTTCTGACGAAGGggtgcatgtggctccgccactgcctAAGATCACTTGCAGTTCATATAATGTATCATGGAAGGTAGTGAACGACAGTAAAGCAGACAGAAATCTCAGAAAGGAAGATTAACAACTACAAGAATACCAAGATTACACAATTTCAAAGTCTACAAATATATACCCATAGAACACTTGATCAAGCATATTCCTATAGTAAAGTGTAACATGTAAATATAGTCACTAGCCTCTAGCACGCTTcttgccatgttgcatcaggTCAGCAAAAGACTGAAAATTCACACCAACATCCTCATCATTCTCAATtccaagttcctcctgaaatgcACATGAAAATTAGGAGTATACTTGACAATGAACAAGCACCAATACAAAGACAAACTGATTAATACCTTAAACTCTTTAGGATTTTTGGGAGAGTTCTCAGTAATGGCATCCCATACATCTCTGAACATCCTTTTTCGAATTCTCCACTGATTTAAGGCTTCAGAATACAACCCCTCAATGGCTTTTCTTTCTTCTGGACTTACCAAGGTTACACCTCCCCGCAATTTAATTAGTTTCTTTTCCATCTCATCAACCTGCAACGATAAAGAAGTCAGGTTATTTTTCAAGTTATGCTGGAGACCAGATCCATATGCTAGAGAGTTTCTCAGATTCTTCATATCCTACCTCTTTTCTCAGTTTGGCTTCTTTAGCATGTATCTCTTCCAGGGTCAAATTTGACTGCAGAGACTTAATTTCTGCAAAGCACCATAATAGTTTACAAGTGAAGTCACTCAATCATCAAAGTTGAAGATTATCAAATTCAATAACTTCACACAAATTCGTATAAATAACTCATAGACAACAGCAAAAGAGTATCAATTAAGAATACCTGCTTCAACCTCACTGGTGGCTTTCTTCTGTTGATCCAACCTTTCTTGTAGATTGGCATTTTCTTCCTTCATTTTGTTAAGCTCTTCACTGTCTAGGATGTCAAATTGATCTTGCCGAGCCAGATAGATTTTATGCTTGCCATACTCTTTAAATGATATCTTACCGCTGTCACAGAGATTATCCAGGGCTTTTTGTATTGGAGCCTTTTTAAGGTTAAACTTTTGCAGTGAATCTGCCACATTTTGGACATTCAATGGTCTATTTTGCTACATTAAACACCATGAAAGAAAAAAAGCAAAATCAGAGACTGTAAAACTCAAAATATAAGAAATTCGCAGAGATGTAACAAGATTTAGAGAATGATAGCAAACTGACAGCTAACTTGAAAAACAAACAAGAAAGAGTACAACATCACAGATATTGATAAGCTGTATCCTCTGTGTCAAGACAATCTTTTAGGTAAAAAAGGGAAATATATTGTGCACACACCCATAGCAACAACAAATTAAGCTCCAAGTGAAACTGTAATTCATCTATATCTTCCACTTGCTTTCTctaaagttttgaaagaaaattttacAGAGAAAGCAAATGTAGTACTCTCTCTGTTCTGTCCCataaagaatgacacatttctatatttagaaacaatttaactttacattttctattttaccagatgatttatagccacaaaaTGTCTATTGTAAACCACAAGTTTAAGAAGTCTTCATTTCTAAAACTCGTGGGCAGGCAAACATGGCCGCATAAAATGGGAAAGAAAAGCTAATCAGTTCGACTAACAACAGTTCTTGACGTGTATACCCGAATCTAAAAGAAGGCTATAAAATGTAAAGTACTGATCACTCCCTTATCCAAACATTAACAGTATTATAGTGTGCCTGACAACTTTTACTACATATCTCTGCTAATATTAAGCCCAAAATTCCAATTGATGTTTCCAATTGAATATCTATACCACTGAAGCACACTAGGATTAGTTAATTTCAGTAAATTTATCCGTTTCTCCTAAAACAATAACACTCTTACAACATAATTTTGATATCTCTAAACGACAAATAATCTAAATCTTaggctttttttttttctattaaaCTACTTTTATTTACACATTGCAGGTGAAGAGCCGCATATAAAAATTTTTAAAAAGGACAAATGGAAGCAAAACGGAATAGTTTGTGTTACCTCGTTTACGAAATTAAGCACGATACCTGTAAATTTTCAAAATCGAAAAATTTAGGATCTGTAAATCGAGATTTTTCAAATACGAATATATTCAATTCGATTTTCAGCGAAACATTTCTACTGAGATGATAGTTAATAGTGTAAAAGGAACTTAAAGGAGAGAAGAAGGATATGATTATACCTTCGGTGTTATCTGCTTTTGGAGGCATGGTTGATTAGGGAATTTTCAGAGCTCCTTGGCGCGGGAAAAAACTTCTAGCAGAATTTTCTCTCAGGTAAAATCATAAAGGGATACGAATGGTGTGGGAATTACCCCTTATTATAACCATTAATTACGAAAAGAGGATTCTTACCTCGCAAGCCAAAATCACCAggcttatagcctgtttggcgctcctttttttttgggtttttcaaaATTGAAGTGTTTGGCAACTTTTAGAGAAAAAACGTGTTTTAAAGTAAAAGCTGAAACAGTtttggagaaacagaaaaaaatagtttctaaaaaatagttttgagaaaaatacacttagaatcaGTTTTTAAAACTTGGTCaaatactaattgctgctcagaaatGCTTTTCAAATAAATTAGTCAAATACAAACTGGTTctcataaaaaaaaatacttttaaaaaattaCTTATCAAAATAAGCTTATTTTTTAAGCTTGACCTAACATACTATTAGAAAATAAGGGAAATGGATAATTATGCTTATGGGCCTCAAAAGTCTAAACTAGTAAGCGTATGGGCTTTTAGTTCAGATTAAGTCCAAATGTACTACTCGGACTCTATTTAAAATTTGAACACGTTCAAGAATTTTGTGCAAATATAACCTCGGCGTTATATATCCAGAAGAATGAATAATTAGGCTTTCTCAAGTTTTGTCAAGCTGGATATAATTTtggtataatttttattttatcgGTCTTATTAAATTATTCACAAGTCTTGTCCTAACAAATCTTGCCTTGTTCACAAGTTATGTCAGTTATGCAGGAGGCAATACTTTGGTataatctttatttttattataatgttAAATTATTCGCAAGTCTTGCTGGATTGATAAATTTTGCTTTGTTCATGAGTTATGCCAGCAGTGCATAACTTTGGCACAATATTTATAGTAcctattttcttaaattgttcgCCGTCTTACGGGATTTGCAAATTTTGTATGTATTTATTCAATTGTTGACAAGTTTTACCGGATTGACAAATATTG from Nicotiana tabacum cultivar K326 chromosome 24, ASM71507v2, whole genome shotgun sequence includes:
- the LOC107809315 gene encoding homologous-pairing protein 2 homolog, coding for MPPKADNTEGIVLNFVNEQNRPLNVQNVADSLQKFNLKKAPIQKALDNLCDSGKISFKEYGKHKIYLARQDQFDILDSEELNKMKEENANLQERLDQQKKATSEVEAEIKSLQSNLTLEEIHAKEAKLRKEVDEMEKKLIKLRGGVTLVSPEERKAIEGLYSEALNQWRIRKRMFRDVWDAITENSPKNPKEFKEELGIENDEDVGVNFQSFADLMQHGKKRARG